One Corynebacterium tuberculostearicum DNA window includes the following coding sequences:
- a CDS encoding Mrp/NBP35 family ATP-binding protein: MSSVITESAVREALSRVEDPEIGRPITELNMVKSVTVTGNDVAVEIYLTIAGCPMKSTIESNTRAAVEDIEGVGNVTVTMEAMSDEQRRELKKKLRGGQAEPEIPFAKPDSTTRVFAVASGKGGVGKSSMTVNLAAALVQKGLKVGIVDADIYGHSVPNLLGCTDGPTVLDDEMLLPPISHGIKHISIGQFVEGNAPVVWRGPMLHRALQQFLADVFWGDLDVLLLDLPPGTGDVALSVAQLIPNAELLIVTTPQAAAAEVAERAGSISQQTRQRVAGVIENMGAMVMPDGSTMDVFGSGGGQIVADRLGVILGHEVPLLASVPLDPTLRSGGDAGTPIVLDSPESPAAQQIQAVADKLAIRSDSLVGKNLNLGVN, translated from the coding sequence ATGTCTAGCGTTATTACTGAATCCGCCGTACGCGAGGCACTCTCCCGCGTCGAAGACCCCGAAATCGGCCGCCCCATCACCGAACTCAACATGGTGAAGTCCGTTACCGTCACCGGTAATGACGTGGCCGTGGAAATCTACCTCACCATCGCTGGCTGCCCCATGAAATCCACCATCGAGTCCAATACCCGCGCTGCGGTAGAGGATATCGAGGGCGTTGGAAACGTCACGGTGACGATGGAAGCCATGAGCGACGAGCAGCGCCGCGAGCTGAAGAAGAAGCTGCGCGGTGGCCAAGCCGAGCCGGAAATCCCATTTGCAAAGCCAGATTCCACCACTCGCGTTTTCGCGGTGGCCTCCGGTAAGGGCGGCGTAGGCAAGTCCTCCATGACCGTCAACCTTGCCGCGGCATTGGTCCAGAAGGGCCTCAAGGTTGGCATCGTGGACGCCGATATTTACGGCCACTCCGTACCCAACCTGCTGGGCTGCACCGACGGCCCCACCGTGCTCGATGATGAGATGCTGCTGCCGCCGATTTCTCATGGCATTAAGCACATTTCCATCGGTCAGTTTGTGGAGGGTAATGCCCCGGTAGTCTGGCGCGGCCCCATGCTCCACCGCGCGCTACAGCAATTCCTGGCTGACGTTTTCTGGGGCGACCTCGACGTGCTGCTCTTGGATCTGCCTCCGGGCACTGGCGACGTCGCCTTGTCCGTAGCCCAGCTCATCCCGAATGCGGAGCTACTCATTGTCACCACCCCGCAGGCCGCGGCGGCCGAGGTGGCAGAGCGCGCCGGATCCATCTCCCAGCAGACCCGCCAGCGCGTGGCCGGCGTAATTGAAAACATGGGCGCCATGGTGATGCCGGATGGCTCCACCATGGATGTCTTTGGCTCTGGCGGCGGACAGATTGTGGCCGATCGCCTAGGCGTCATCTTGGGCCATGAGGTGCCACTGCTGGCCTCCGTGCCGTTGGATCCCACCCTGCGCAGCGGTGGCGATGCCGGCACACCGATTGTTCTCGATTCCCCCGAGTCCCCCGCCGCCCAACAGATCCAGGCAGTGGCCGATAAGCTGGCCATACGTTCTGATTCCCTGGTGGGCAAAAACCTCAACTTGGGCGTGAACTAG